The genomic segment TTGTCTGCCCTGTGGTCAATATCACCGCCAACGACCTTGAGGCGCGCAATCGGCCTTTTGTTTTGCATGCTTCTTTCCTATGTCCTGGCGATACGTTTCACGCCAAGGCAGCTGCTGTTCCTGCTATTTGTGACGCTTGGAGCCTGTATCGGCCTGAGTGTGGTTATCTCCGTGGTGTCACCAAGCCTCGCCAGTATGCCGGACGGTGCTATGCGGGGCGTCTTCATTCACAAGAACGTCCTGGGCTGGTACGCGGCTCTGATGATCTTGGTGGCGACGGCGGTGCTGATCGACGGCACGCTCGGTCTGCGGCGAACCGCGTTCATCTTGTTGGCGGCGGGTGTGATCTGCCTTGCAAGCTCCGGATCGATGACCGCGATCATTGCAACGTCAGTGGCGTATTGCCTGATCGGCTTTTATTCCCTCCTGCAAAGAAGCAGCAGCATTGGCCGCGTCGTCATCGTCCTGTTTTTCGTTCAGCTGTCTGTCGGCATTCTGATTTCGCTGCACGAATTCCTGGTTCCGGCCCTTGTAGCGCTCGGCAAGGACGCGACTTTGACGGGTCGGGTGCCATTGTGGGAGCTGGTTGACCGCGAAATATCCGATCGTTGGTTGCTTGGCTACGGTTACCAGGCTTTCTGGACAGTCGCGAACCCTGAAGCGACGCACATCTGGTTAAAAATCGGATGGCCGGCGCCCCACGCGCATAATGGATACCGCGATATCCTGTTGAGCTTTGGCATCATTGGAATGATTCCGTTCGCTCTGATGCTTCCCTACGCAATTCGCCAGGGCGCGTTCCTTCACTGTCATGATCCGCAGTACGGGTGGCTCTGGCTCAATGTCCTTACGATCATGATTCCGGTGATGAATCTGACCGAGAGTATTTTTTTCGTTCAGAATGACGCCATCTTCATCCTGTTTACCACAGCCATCATCATGTTTTCGCTATACGCGCCCGTCGTTTCGACCAGCCGTTCGCCAGCTTGGCAGGCGCCCGCGCATGGCCTTACGAGCGGGTTGCAGACATCATGAGGCGGCGTTTTGGACGGATCCTGAGCATTTTGCCTGTCATGCTCTTTCCCCAGCCCGGCAATCCGGCGCCAGTTGGGACAGAGATAGATGGGCCCGAGCGCCTGCAGGTGCTCGTCAGGGAGGCGACTTGCGCGGAAGCTTCCGCGACTTTGTCAGCCAAGTTGAAGGGGACTTCTTTAAGCGACGAATTGAGCAGCAGCACCGGGGTGCGGACGATATTTTACGTTTCTCCCGATGGCAAAGACACCTGGAGTGGCCTCCTTCCGACCGCAACTCAGCAGGGTGGCGACGGCCCTTTCGCCAGCATTGAAAGAGCCCGTGATGCTGCCCGTGAGAAGGGCGGCACCAACACCATCGCGCTGGGTAAAGGCGATTACTACCTTACTCAGCCGATCGTCTTTGATGCCCGCGATACGGGCTTGATCCTGACGGCAAGATGCAATGAAGTGCCGATTTTGCATGGGGGGCCGCGCGTGCGCGACTTCGCGCAGCAAGCCGATGGTCGCTGGACGGCGCCGCTGAAGTTGCCGCCGGATGAAGGGGTCGGTGACCTTTTCGTCGATGGGATACGCCAAACCAGAGCTCGATTCCCCAACGCCCCCGCTGATGGCGATCCACGCAAGGGATGGTTGTTTGCCGCAAAGTGCCAGCCTACCGTCGACGCGTCGGAAGGAAACACGGGCTTTTGTTTCCATGCCGGCGATCTTCCGGCAGTGGGTGATACAAGTGGACTGGTCGTGGACATCGTTGGGGGGTATCAACCCGGAAGCCAGTGGGGCAATGATACGCTCCCCGTTGTATCCATCGATGACGCCGGCCGGACTGTCCATACGAAAGGCACAGGCTATTTCTTTACCGCAGAAGGCAGCCGCTATTTCCTTGCCGGAGCCAAGACCTTGCTCGATGCTCCCGGAGAGTGGTGGTACGACCTTGTCGCGGGCGAGCTTCATTATATCCCTGTCGATCAGTCGTTGCCCAATTCCGTCGTCGTTGCTGGCATCCTGCCGACATTCTTCAAGTTGGATGGGGCCAGCGGGATGGTTGTATCAGGGTTCGAGTTTAGAGATGGAGCTCCCGAAGGCAGCGGCAAGTTCTATACGGAAACCAGAGGATTTGGCGCCATTCGGATCGAACACGCTGATGGCGTCAAGATTGTCGGCAACAGCATCGAGAATGTCGGCGTCGGGATCCATGTGACGGAAAGCAAGGATGCGTTGATTGCCGCCAATGTGATTGCGGATGTGGCTGGCAACGGGATCTACGTCGGCACAAATTATGGCACCTTCGGCAAGTCGAACGGCGCCAGGATCCTTTCAAACCATATCCATGACATCGGAAAGGTTTACATTGAAACCGCCGGAATATGGTTTCAGGCGGCTGACAATGTCAGGATCGCCGACAATCTGATCGAAAACACGGCGCAGTTCGGAATCGCCGGCGGTTCGCTGTGGGGTTCCAATGACGCCGTCTATAACGCTGTCATCGAGCACAACGTGATCCATAACGCCAATCAGCAGACGGCAGATGGCGGTGCCATCAAGATGATGGGCGAGCAGGCCGACCCTCTGAACAGCACCATCCGCTCCAATCTCGTGACCGGCACCGGTCATCTCATGAACAGGGCCGATGGGACGTTCTGGCCTCCCGGATATGAAAATACCGGTGAATGGCCGTCCCCTATCAGCTGGGCGATCTATACGGATGGGAAGGCGAGCGGGCTGCGCATCGAGGGAAATACGCTCTCGGGCAACGTCGCGGCGATCGGTATCAATGGCGGTTGGAGCAACCTGGTGGCGGGAAACGTCATCACGAACGGATCGGGCGCTGCTTTTCGCGTTGATGACGGTACCGGCAGGGGTTGGCGTCCACCGTGGGCACGCCCCAATCGTATTGAGGAGAACGTTGTATCGGTTGACAGTGACAGCGGCATTGTCGCGTACGTCAACGCTCCCGATCTTGGGCTTGGATTTGTGCAATTCGCGCGCAACCGCTACAGCGGCAACTTGAACGACAAGAGCTTCCGAATAGATCCGAGGATCATGCGTTCGGGAGAATTTGGCAGTCTAGGCGATCTTCAGAAGGCTGGGGCGGACACCGGGAGCGTGGCCGCGCCGCCCGAGTAACAAAAGGCGCGCGCCCCGCGACGAGCGGTGTTCTGCGGCGATAATGTTCGCCGGGATCTGCCGATCCGTCGAATGATCAATCGCGTCAAGGCGAAGGCCTTTTGAGGGTCAGGCGAAGCCGCAGCCAGATCGCCTCGAAGATCTGCTGGCTCCTGTCAACCAGCGTCGGCATTTGCCGGGCATGTTCGATCCGCACATCAAAGATGATGGCATTGCCAGCTCGTACGCGCAGGCTCTTCTCTAGCAAGGCCTTTACCAGACCCTTGAGATGAGATTTCGGTCGAACCTTCAATGTCGCCGGCGAGTTCATTCCGATTCTGGCGATAGAACACGATCCTCCCCGGCTTTGTTCGCGCGAGCGAATATCTTCTGCAGCTCTTCGGTCATCAAAAAGAGCAACATGGCAAGCCATGGGGTACGTAGACTTACTTCGAATATCGTACGCCATCCCGGCGTAAGACGTAAACGTGAAGTCTCTTCTACGTCCAATAGCTGGAGCGGCAAGTATGGAGGCAATCGACCTGCCGGGATATTCTGATGACAGTTTCAGTCGCGAAAGCGTAGGTCATGAGAAAACAATCAGTAGGCAGCAGCCCAACTTCAGTTCTTCATCCAGGGGGCTCTTTAGGATGGACGAATGTCCTTGGTGTTCGCGTCTCGGCAGTCAATCTCAAAAGCGCGACGGGATTTATTCAAAAAGCGGTCGAAGACGGCAGGAAGGAATATGTATGCGTTCGCGACGCACACGGCATCGTCCGATGTCAGGATGATCCCGAGCTCCGGTCGATCCATAACCGGGCGTTCCTCGTAACCCCCGACGGCATGCCGCTTGTTTGGGCGCTGAGACATGCTGGTCATGCCGAAAGCGACAGGGTCTATGGACCAGATCTCATGCTATCCGTTTTCGATGCCGGCAGCGCCAAGGGCTTGCGCCATTTCCTTTATGGCGCAACGGCCGAAACGCTCGAACAACTGCAGGCGCGCCTTCTCGCAAAATATCCGCAAGCGCGGATCGTCGGCTCCTATGCACCGCCTTTTCGCAAACTGTCGACGCGGGAGGAAACGGATATTGCTGACCGGCTCAACCGGTCGGGCGCCGATATCATCTGGGTCGGGCTGAGCAGTCCCAAACAGGAACTCTGGATGGCGCGCATGCGCGATCGTCTGGAAGCATCGATGCTCATCGGTGTCGGAGCTGCGTTCGATTTCCACGCCGGCCTCAAGCGGCAGGCTCCGAGGTTCATTCAAAGAAGCGGCTTCGAATGGGCGTTTCGTCTTATGTGCGAGCCGCGGCGGCTGTGGCGGCGCTATGCGCTCGTCGTGCCGACCTTCATCTCACTGTCAGCATTCCAGAGACTGGGACTTCGGAAGTTTCCGATCGAAGACGCCATTTCTGAATCGGGCGCGTCGGGACAAATGCA from the Rhizobium sp. NZLR1 genome contains:
- a CDS encoding WecB/TagA/CpsF family glycosyltransferase, whose translation is MRKQSVGSSPTSVLHPGGSLGWTNVLGVRVSAVNLKSATGFIQKAVEDGRKEYVCVRDAHGIVRCQDDPELRSIHNRAFLVTPDGMPLVWALRHAGHAESDRVYGPDLMLSVFDAGSAKGLRHFLYGATAETLEQLQARLLAKYPQARIVGSYAPPFRKLSTREETDIADRLNRSGADIIWVGLSSPKQELWMARMRDRLEASMLIGVGAAFDFHAGLKRQAPRFIQRSGFEWAFRLMCEPRRLWRRYALVVPTFISLSAFQRLGLRKFPIEDAISESGASGQMQ
- a CDS encoding right-handed parallel beta-helix repeat-containing protein, giving the protein MRRRFGRILSILPVMLFPQPGNPAPVGTEIDGPERLQVLVREATCAEASATLSAKLKGTSLSDELSSSTGVRTIFYVSPDGKDTWSGLLPTATQQGGDGPFASIERARDAAREKGGTNTIALGKGDYYLTQPIVFDARDTGLILTARCNEVPILHGGPRVRDFAQQADGRWTAPLKLPPDEGVGDLFVDGIRQTRARFPNAPADGDPRKGWLFAAKCQPTVDASEGNTGFCFHAGDLPAVGDTSGLVVDIVGGYQPGSQWGNDTLPVVSIDDAGRTVHTKGTGYFFTAEGSRYFLAGAKTLLDAPGEWWYDLVAGELHYIPVDQSLPNSVVVAGILPTFFKLDGASGMVVSGFEFRDGAPEGSGKFYTETRGFGAIRIEHADGVKIVGNSIENVGVGIHVTESKDALIAANVIADVAGNGIYVGTNYGTFGKSNGARILSNHIHDIGKVYIETAGIWFQAADNVRIADNLIENTAQFGIAGGSLWGSNDAVYNAVIEHNVIHNANQQTADGGAIKMMGEQADPLNSTIRSNLVTGTGHLMNRADGTFWPPGYENTGEWPSPISWAIYTDGKASGLRIEGNTLSGNVAAIGINGGWSNLVAGNVITNGSGAAFRVDDGTGRGWRPPWARPNRIEENVVSVDSDSGIVAYVNAPDLGLGFVQFARNRYSGNLNDKSFRIDPRIMRSGEFGSLGDLQKAGADTGSVAAPPE
- a CDS encoding O-antigen ligase family protein, which codes for MRVDSLRTASGPTISWRAIECWGAGISLFLQAGALLPLILADADGTLSESAKSILRLPCFPVYAFTIVILIRNFPQFLTALRRNLILPLMLVLPFLSALWSISPPTTLRRAIGLLFCMLLSYVLAIRFTPRQLLFLLFVTLGACIGLSVVISVVSPSLASMPDGAMRGVFIHKNVLGWYAALMILVATAVLIDGTLGLRRTAFILLAAGVICLASSGSMTAIIATSVAYCLIGFYSLLQRSSSIGRVVIVLFFVQLSVGILISLHEFLVPALVALGKDATLTGRVPLWELVDREISDRWLLGYGYQAFWTVANPEATHIWLKIGWPAPHAHNGYRDILLSFGIIGMIPFALMLPYAIRQGAFLHCHDPQYGWLWLNVLTIMIPVMNLTESIFFVQNDAIFILFTTAIIMFSLYAPVVSTSRSPAWQAPAHGLTSGLQTS